In a single window of the Thunnus albacares chromosome 1, fThuAlb1.1, whole genome shotgun sequence genome:
- the sinhcafl gene encoding SIN3-HDAC complex associated factor, like isoform X1 has protein sequence MFGFHKSKIYRSNDGCCICKTKSSSSRFTDSSRYEETFRLCFGLSEDRVGDICNACVLLVKRWKKLPHGSKKNWNHVVDARAGPGFKVTKPKKIKNSDGKKKSKLKRLHKLKRQTDSDAHSTTSSVSPAQSPSYSNQSDDGSDIESKQRRSTPSIFSFLDRSYWKRQKVCCGIVYKGRFGEVIIDPRLFKPCCSSKKQKTLVSTQVATHLPDTLPPQLPEDMKETW, from the exons ATGTTTGGCTTTCACAAGTCAAAGATCTACCGGAGTAACGACGGCTGTTGCATCTGCAAGACAAAGTCCTCAAGTTCACGCTTCACAGACAGCAGTCGATATGAAGAAACATTCAGGCTCTGTTTTGG GTTGTCAGAGGATCGTGTCGGAGACATTTGCAACGCCTGTGTGTTACTGGTGAAGAGGTGGAAGAAGCTGCCTCATGGCTCCAAGAAGAACTGGAACCAT GTGGTGGATGCCAGAGCTGGACCGGGCTTCAAGGTGACAAAACCCAAGAAGATCAAGAACAGCGatggaaagaagaaaagcaaGCTAAAGAGGCTTCACAAGTTAAAGAGACAAA cAGACTCAGATGCTCACAGTACAACCTCCAGTGTGTCTCCTGCCCAGTCGCCCAGCTACAGCAACCAGTCAGATGACGGCTCAGACATCGAGTCCAAACAGAGACGCTCAACTCCGTCTATCTTCTCTTTCTTGGACCGTTCCTACTGGAAAAG gCAAAAAGTGTGCTGCGGGATTGTCTACAAGGGGCGATTTGGAGAGGTGATCATCGATCCTCGACTTTTCAAGCCCTGCTGCAGTTCCAAAAAACAGAAGACACTGGTGTCAACGCAAGTGGCCACACACCTTCCAGACACACTTCCTCCACAACTCCCCGAAGACATGAAAGAAACCTGGTGA
- the sinhcafl gene encoding SIN3-HDAC complex associated factor, like isoform X2: MFGFHKSKIYRSNDGCCICKTKSSSSRFTDSSRYEETFRLCFGLSEDRVGDICNACVLLVKRWKKLPHGSKKNWNHVVDARAGPGFKVTKPKKIKNSDGKKKSKLKRLHKLKRQNSDAHSTTSSVSPAQSPSYSNQSDDGSDIESKQRRSTPSIFSFLDRSYWKRQKVCCGIVYKGRFGEVIIDPRLFKPCCSSKKQKTLVSTQVATHLPDTLPPQLPEDMKETW, from the exons ATGTTTGGCTTTCACAAGTCAAAGATCTACCGGAGTAACGACGGCTGTTGCATCTGCAAGACAAAGTCCTCAAGTTCACGCTTCACAGACAGCAGTCGATATGAAGAAACATTCAGGCTCTGTTTTGG GTTGTCAGAGGATCGTGTCGGAGACATTTGCAACGCCTGTGTGTTACTGGTGAAGAGGTGGAAGAAGCTGCCTCATGGCTCCAAGAAGAACTGGAACCAT GTGGTGGATGCCAGAGCTGGACCGGGCTTCAAGGTGACAAAACCCAAGAAGATCAAGAACAGCGatggaaagaagaaaagcaaGCTAAAGAGGCTTCACAAGTTAAAGAGACAAA ACTCAGATGCTCACAGTACAACCTCCAGTGTGTCTCCTGCCCAGTCGCCCAGCTACAGCAACCAGTCAGATGACGGCTCAGACATCGAGTCCAAACAGAGACGCTCAACTCCGTCTATCTTCTCTTTCTTGGACCGTTCCTACTGGAAAAG gCAAAAAGTGTGCTGCGGGATTGTCTACAAGGGGCGATTTGGAGAGGTGATCATCGATCCTCGACTTTTCAAGCCCTGCTGCAGTTCCAAAAAACAGAAGACACTGGTGTCAACGCAAGTGGCCACACACCTTCCAGACACACTTCCTCCACAACTCCCCGAAGACATGAAAGAAACCTGGTGA